A window of the Phragmites australis chromosome 20, lpPhrAust1.1, whole genome shotgun sequence genome harbors these coding sequences:
- the LOC133901481 gene encoding uncharacterized protein LOC133901481 gives MVLCANPDRVAIQAKLQEFDAQRLVDRPGHRTAGTIEAPGVDEAAGEGAASGLTQIGGPGAASGEPQASSRAAAGSNRRTGVGGTAGSGAATAPEDRGKRPWLFIPVPESPLSPLPGEGGNQDGQSSSAGPSSGAVEELQHVEGELQHREEDAAIRETDAEITVADLDTREDLLAHREAEAAEAATAIAAREERAAKSEAELAAR, from the exons ATGgtgctctgcgccaatcctgatCGGGTGGCGATTCAGGCGAAGCTGCAAGAGTTCGACGCCCAGcggttggtcgaccggccggggCACCGGACTGCCGGGACCATCGAGGcccccggggtggacgaggcggccggcgagggggCCGCAAGTGGTCTGACGCAGAttggtggcccgggcgccgcaagcggcgagccgcaggccagcagtaGGGCTGCTGCGGGCAGCAACCGTCGCACCGGAGtaggaggcaccgccggcagcggggcggcgacggcgccggaGGATCGGGGAAAGCGCCCCTGGCTCTTTATtcccgtgccggagtccccgctgTCACCATTGCCAGGCGAGGGGGGAAACCAGGACGGCcagtcgtccagcgcggggccgtcgtCGGGGGCG GTGGAGGAACTCCAGCACGtcgagggggagctccaacaccgggaggaggacgccgcGATCCGGGAGACCGACGCCGAGATAACGGTGGCGGACTTGGACACCCGGGAGGATCTACTGGCCCACCGGGAGGcagaggctgccgaggcggcgacGGCCAttgctgctagggaggagcgggccgccaagtcCGAGGCAGAGCTGGCTGCCCGCTAG